A DNA window from Drosophila pseudoobscura strain MV-25-SWS-2005 chromosome 2, UCI_Dpse_MV25, whole genome shotgun sequence contains the following coding sequences:
- the trv gene encoding nucleolysin TIA-1 isoform X1 has product MLAMPTLMMPATAQMTLSSQPLSVGAKPYETKLLAIHQTHLQQQQQQQAPSQQQQQQHQQNGKQQAQQMTIVTTQQQQQQQQQQQQQQQHPQSQSPHLQQQHSQQQHSQQQAVAAAAAAAAAHHQQQQAVAAAVCAAQQQAVVVQQQQYQIHSQQQSPQQQVLSISPKQEQFHIFVGDLSSEIETQQLREAFTPFGEISDCRVVRDPQTLKSKGYGFVSFIKKSEAESAITAMNGQWLGSRSIRTNWATRKPPASKENIKPLTFDEVYNQSSPSNCTVYVGGVNSALTALSEEVLQKTFAPYGAIQEIRVFKDKGYAFVRFSTKEAATHAIVGVHNTELNAQPVKCSWGKESGDPNNAQTIATQALNSAAAAAAGFPYGLGATAAAAYGQQLAATGCWYSPTPTYQASSATATAVTPAAASAAAVQNQFLQGIQGYHFGQYGGYQQGYMGMGVQIPATWQGVTQAQISPAQQMATGVAGTAIPQAAGVVAYPIQQFQVSPQLPEEEWLAANMLC; this is encoded by the exons ATGTTGGCCATGCCCACTCTGATGATGCCAGCCACTGCACAGATGACGCTCAGCAGTCAGCCCCTGTCGGTGGGCGCCAAGCCGTACGAGACCAAGCTATTGGCCATCCACCAGACGcacttgcaacagcagcagcagcaacaggcgccctcccagcagcagcagcagcagcaccagcagaacGGCAAGCAGCAGGCCCAGCAGATGACCATCGTCACcactcagcagcagcaacaacagcagcagcaacagcagcagcagcagcagcatccccagtcgcagtcgccacacctgcagcagcagcactcgcagcagcagcactcgcaACAGCAGGCCGTggccgcagcagccgccgctgccgccgcccaccatcagcagcagcaggcggtggCCGCCGCCGTCTGTgccgcccagcagcaggcggtggtcgtccagcagcagcagtaccagaTCCActcgcagcagcagtcgccCCAGCAGCAGGTGCTCAGCATCTCGCCCAAGCAGG aacAATTCCACATCTTTGTCGGTGACTTGAGCTCAGAAATTGAAACTCAGCAATTGCGCGAGGCATTCACACCATTCGGCGAAATCTC CGACTGTCGTGTGGTGCGCGATCCACAAACCTTGAAGTCGAAGGGCTACGGCTTCGTGTCCTTCATCAAGAAATCG GAAGCTGAAAGCGCCATTACGGCCATGAATGGCCAGTGGCTTGGCTCCCGTTCAATTCGCACGAATTGGGCCACACGGAAACCGCCGGCGAGTAAAG aGAACATCAAGCCGTTGACCTTCGACGAGGTCTACAATCAGAGCAGTCCCTCCAATTGCACCGTTTATGTGGGTGGCGTTAACAGCGCCCTCACCGCCCTCAGCGAGGAGGTGCTCCAGAAGACATTCGCGCCCTATGGAGCGATACAAGAGATTCGGGTCTTCAAGGACAAGGGCTATGCCTTCGTGCG CTTCTCCACCAAGGAGGCCGCCACCCATGCCATCGTCGGGGTACACAACACAGAACTCAACGCACAGCCCGTCAAGTGCTCGTGGGGCAAGGAGAGCGGCGATCCGAACAATGCCCAGACCATCGCCACCCAGGCACTCAATagcgccgccgctgccgccgccgggTTCCCATACGGCTTAGGGgccactgctgccgccgcttACGGCCAGCAGCTGGCGGCCACCGGCTGCTGGTactcacccacacccacatacCAGGCCtcctcggccacggccacagctGTGACCCCGGCGGCGGCCAGTGCCGCTGCTGTGCAGAACCAATTCCTGCAGGGCATCCAGGGCTACCACTTTGGCCAGTACGGCGGCTATCAGCAGGGATATATGGG CATGGGAGTGCAGATACCGGCCACCTGGCAAGGCGTCACCCAGGCCCAGATCTCTCCTGCACAGCAAATGGCAACGGGCGTGGCCGGGACTGCCATACCGCAGGCCGCCGGTGTGGTCGCCTACCCGATACAGCAGTTCCAAGTGAGCCCACAG TTGCCAGAAGAGGAATGGCTAGCTGCAAATATGTTGTGttag
- the trv gene encoding nucleolysin TIA-1 isoform X2: MLAMPTLMMPATAQMTLSSQPLSVGAKPYETKLLAIHQTHLQQQQQQQAPSQQQQQQHQQNGKQQAQQMTIVTTQQQQQQQQQQQQQQQHPQSQSPHLQQQHSQQQHSQQQAVAAAAAAAAAHHQQQQAVAAAVCAAQQQAVVVQQQQYQIHSQQQSPQQQVLSISPKQEQFHIFVGDLSSEIETQQLREAFTPFGEISDCRVVRDPQTLKSKGYGFVSFIKKSEAESAITAMNGQWLGSRSIRTNWATRKPPASKENIKPLTFDEVYNQSSPSNCTVYVGGVNSALTALSEEVLQKTFAPYGAIQEIRVFKDKGYAFVRFSTKEAATHAIVGVHNTELNAQPVKCSWGKESGDPNNAQTIATQALNSAAAAAAGFPYGLGATAAAAYGQQLAATGCWYSPTPTYQASSATATAVTPAAASAAAVQNQFLQGIQGYHFGQYGGYQQGYMGMGVQIPATWQGVTQAQISPAQQMATGVAGTAIPQAAGVVAYPIQQFQVSPQVYPLLLQAQ, translated from the exons ATGTTGGCCATGCCCACTCTGATGATGCCAGCCACTGCACAGATGACGCTCAGCAGTCAGCCCCTGTCGGTGGGCGCCAAGCCGTACGAGACCAAGCTATTGGCCATCCACCAGACGcacttgcaacagcagcagcagcaacaggcgccctcccagcagcagcagcagcagcaccagcagaacGGCAAGCAGCAGGCCCAGCAGATGACCATCGTCACcactcagcagcagcaacaacagcagcagcaacagcagcagcagcagcagcatccccagtcgcagtcgccacacctgcagcagcagcactcgcagcagcagcactcgcaACAGCAGGCCGTggccgcagcagccgccgctgccgccgcccaccatcagcagcagcaggcggtggCCGCCGCCGTCTGTgccgcccagcagcaggcggtggtcgtccagcagcagcagtaccagaTCCActcgcagcagcagtcgccCCAGCAGCAGGTGCTCAGCATCTCGCCCAAGCAGG aacAATTCCACATCTTTGTCGGTGACTTGAGCTCAGAAATTGAAACTCAGCAATTGCGCGAGGCATTCACACCATTCGGCGAAATCTC CGACTGTCGTGTGGTGCGCGATCCACAAACCTTGAAGTCGAAGGGCTACGGCTTCGTGTCCTTCATCAAGAAATCG GAAGCTGAAAGCGCCATTACGGCCATGAATGGCCAGTGGCTTGGCTCCCGTTCAATTCGCACGAATTGGGCCACACGGAAACCGCCGGCGAGTAAAG aGAACATCAAGCCGTTGACCTTCGACGAGGTCTACAATCAGAGCAGTCCCTCCAATTGCACCGTTTATGTGGGTGGCGTTAACAGCGCCCTCACCGCCCTCAGCGAGGAGGTGCTCCAGAAGACATTCGCGCCCTATGGAGCGATACAAGAGATTCGGGTCTTCAAGGACAAGGGCTATGCCTTCGTGCG CTTCTCCACCAAGGAGGCCGCCACCCATGCCATCGTCGGGGTACACAACACAGAACTCAACGCACAGCCCGTCAAGTGCTCGTGGGGCAAGGAGAGCGGCGATCCGAACAATGCCCAGACCATCGCCACCCAGGCACTCAATagcgccgccgctgccgccgccgggTTCCCATACGGCTTAGGGgccactgctgccgccgcttACGGCCAGCAGCTGGCGGCCACCGGCTGCTGGTactcacccacacccacatacCAGGCCtcctcggccacggccacagctGTGACCCCGGCGGCGGCCAGTGCCGCTGCTGTGCAGAACCAATTCCTGCAGGGCATCCAGGGCTACCACTTTGGCCAGTACGGCGGCTATCAGCAGGGATATATGGG CATGGGAGTGCAGATACCGGCCACCTGGCAAGGCGTCACCCAGGCCCAGATCTCTCCTGCACAGCAAATGGCAACGGGCGTGGCCGGGACTGCCATACCGCAGGCCGCCGGTGTGGTCGCCTACCCGATACAGCAGTTCCAAGTGAGCCCACAG gtTTATCCTTTACTCTTGCAGGCACAGTAA